Within the Cotesia glomerata isolate CgM1 linkage group LG6, MPM_Cglom_v2.3, whole genome shotgun sequence genome, the region ttgatcaattttttttgactcaagaaaatatattggatagctttaattattttagttatcgAATATTTTAGTTACTTATGTAACACATTCTTTAGTGACGAATATTTTCTTgactgtagaaaattttttcttgctttaAAACAACTTATGTCTTTCTGAATACTTTTTTCattgagaattaaatttttctttaagtataagatcaattaatttcaaaaaaatcattaagaattttttttttgttcttaaatAGATTTTGTCGACCAGATTGATGGGATTTATGTCGTTGGATGCACTActattgtgaaaatttttttgagaaatggTCGCATTCATGAGGCAATGGCTTTTAAAGAATCACGAAGTGATTCTTATGGAATTGCATATGATCAAGCACGAAAtgtaaaacattaaatttccttGATTAGTATGagagttaataattaattttgcttaatagttaacaataataatttctttttattttcaatagggATCATTCATCAGGGCTCTTTATGACACCTTCTTGTTTTTTAAGGAATTCCGCGACAATTTATTCTCTTTAActgaacaaaaattaaaaagattgGCCAATCAAGAGcgattaaaatttgaatggagaaaaaaaaataattcataattatttatgattcattaaattttattattgattttaatactcataagagaattttatttattatttattggcaCCAGATGTACAGCTTGTCTAACAAACTCTGATACATCTTTCGCTTAAATCTACTTTTCTtacactaattttataatttattattttattttagtattccaacttgatagttaatctatatttcaatctataacgctagtaaatattttcttcGACTTTGGGTCGTTTCCTTAGTTTCAGTTTAtcgcatatagcagattcttttcaaatttggagcatataggagctacagctcgaaaatttaaaattttaattgttaaaacccACCCCCGCACCCCCCTGTGGGGAggaatatcgtaaaattcgttcataaattgtttttacattacttacagaaaattcacACAAAATTATGAGTCTGTCGGAGCtgtagctcggaaatttaaaattttcattgttaacgcccacccccgcaattcaTATTGGGGGTAGGCTGTCATTAAATCCGCTTTTGAATCATTTCTATATCCCGTAgaacagattcttaccaaatttggagcctatacacggaaagaaaattgtacgaaaaattacaatgaaaacatcgtaatttttaatgtaggATATTGCAGTGCCGGACCAGAACTCAAACATCGTAGTTTATACGAtgcaacatcgtaaatttctatcactcaaattaaaaagaagtttaggtcaccgaaaaaataattctgtatcatccaggaatcgaacccggtgtCCTCTCCGCCTCAAGTCTAAGGTTTATCCCCTCACGCTATCGGAGGGAATGTCTAAAATTtctgttcagtcacataataagaccCTCGATACAGCAGTTGGTCATCTTTCGGTGGTGGCGTCGCAAACTATTagactctgtctctcttttattaaaacatatagtatgcgtccttattcacttgctcttacggaaaaaaaatttactaaataacaacgtaattttcaataattcaaattgtattctgtagacggcagcatcgtaaaaatcgagatactgaaagtctagtcctggattacgatgttactatagtaatttttcatagaattttttttccgtgtaggagctacagctcggaaatttaaaattttcattgttaagacccacccccgcactactctgtggagtgggatatcgtaaaattcgttcataaattatttttacatcacttacacaaaattcatacaaaattaggattctgtaggagctaaaagtcgaaaatttttaattttcattgttaacgtccacccccgcaatccatattgggagtagattgtcataaaatccactcttagatcatttctacctcgCATATGGCAGAtacttatcaaattttgagcctttaggagctacagctaaaaaatttaaaatgttcattgttaagacccacccccgcattcctctgtggagtgggatatcgtaaaattcgttcataaattatttttacatcatttacacaaaattcatacaaaattaggagtctgtaggagctagaagtcggaaatttttaattttcattgttaacgtccacccccgcaatccatattgggagtagattgtcataaaatccgctcttagatcatttctacatcacatataggagattcctaccaaatttgaagtcgataggagctataggttaaaaatgggaattttctattgttaacgcccccgcaaccccccttgagagtggaatttcgtaaaatccgttcttagctgacctctactcggtgaaaggaatattcctaccaaatttcaagtcgctacgccttatggttccagagatatcgtgatgagtcaatatataggtgggaatctcttatatatatatagatatatatataagatatatgaaaaaattcatgtgggtactcaaatgaaagctcttgataagtataaaatcagaatgggattatatttacgaaaatgttaattattgaagaatgcccattgc harbors:
- the LOC123268023 gene encoding DNA repair and recombination protein RAD52-like; the encoded protein is MDLNNLDLEQLIVNGDKTFGPHDWSHEIKKQIIDFVDQIDGIYVVGCTTIVKIFLRNGRIHEAMAFKESRSDSYGIAYDQARNGSFIRALYDTFLFFKEFRDNLFSLTEQKLKRLANQECTACLTNSDTSFA